One part of the Sphingobacterium sp. LZ7M1 genome encodes these proteins:
- a CDS encoding RagB/SusD family nutrient uptake outer membrane protein gives MKKRNLTIYASVLLLALSGCKKDYLETAPTDKVSQDEIFSSIANANTALNGIYRFMFERTTVVDWNVQNKPGVGGIMLGLDFMGEDLGISDANWFGSTGEGNWQGGRNDNHKLTEYYYRTFYKIIGDSNFILDNVDGLPGTDEEKNNLKSQALTLRAYAYSNLVQLYAKRYDASTANDQLGVPLVLKSSDGALPRSTVKEVYASIIKDLDDAIALNVESRVNKSHINLYVTYGIRARVALTMQDYPNAIKYAQLVIESGSFPLMNQDTYMKGFNDAPSMSEFMWASMPTQDQMDAFGSYFAQIAYNANTSFMRANPKRINSALYDKISETDIRKKLWEPKPTAANFPLPLASFARQEYMTRKFSIKSPGGALGDVPLMRSAEMHLILAEAYASSNQTANAQEALFNFVKVRDLEAKKSTNTGAALLEEIWTNRRTELWGEGFRFYDLKRLNQPLDRTVVPNYAPGSVNGIVKVAAGAKDWQFLFPLAELNANAEIKQND, from the coding sequence ATGAAAAAAAGAAATTTAACGATATATGCTTCCGTTTTACTTCTAGCTCTTAGCGGATGTAAAAAGGACTATTTGGAAACCGCTCCAACTGACAAAGTTTCTCAAGATGAAATCTTCAGTTCGATTGCCAATGCTAATACAGCATTGAACGGTATCTATAGATTTATGTTTGAGCGTACAACCGTAGTGGATTGGAATGTTCAAAACAAACCAGGTGTTGGTGGTATCATGCTAGGTCTTGACTTTATGGGCGAAGACTTAGGTATCAGTGATGCAAACTGGTTCGGTTCTACCGGTGAAGGTAACTGGCAAGGTGGTCGTAATGACAACCATAAATTGACTGAATACTATTATAGAACTTTCTACAAAATCATTGGTGACTCTAACTTTATCCTGGATAATGTAGATGGTCTTCCAGGAACTGATGAAGAGAAAAACAACCTGAAATCTCAAGCTTTGACGCTTAGAGCATATGCTTACTCCAATCTGGTTCAGCTTTACGCTAAAAGATATGATGCAAGCACAGCAAACGATCAGCTAGGTGTTCCTTTGGTATTGAAATCTTCAGATGGCGCATTGCCAAGATCAACAGTGAAAGAAGTGTATGCTTCAATCATCAAAGATTTAGATGATGCGATCGCATTGAACGTGGAATCAAGAGTAAACAAGTCTCATATCAACCTATATGTGACTTACGGTATACGTGCAAGAGTTGCTTTGACCATGCAGGACTATCCTAATGCAATCAAATATGCTCAATTGGTTATCGAGTCAGGAAGTTTCCCATTGATGAACCAAGATACGTACATGAAAGGATTCAATGATGCTCCTTCTATGTCTGAGTTTATGTGGGCTTCTATGCCAACACAGGATCAGATGGATGCATTCGGATCTTACTTTGCACAGATCGCTTACAATGCAAATACCTCTTTTATGCGTGCGAACCCTAAGAGAATCAACTCTGCATTGTATGACAAAATCTCTGAAACAGATATCAGAAAGAAACTATGGGAACCAAAACCAACTGCGGCCAACTTCCCATTGCCATTGGCATCTTTCGCTCGTCAAGAGTATATGACTAGGAAATTCTCTATCAAATCACCAGGTGGTGCTTTGGGAGATGTTCCTTTGATGAGATCGGCAGAAATGCACTTGATCTTGGCAGAAGCTTATGCAAGCTCAAACCAAACGGCTAATGCACAAGAAGCATTGTTCAACTTTGTAAAAGTTCGTGACCTTGAAGCGAAGAAATCAACCAACACGGGTGCCGCTTTATTGGAAGAGATCTGGACCAACAGAAGAACAGAGCTTTGGGGTGAAGGATTCAGATTCTACGATTTGAAACGTTTGAACCAGCCTTTGGACAGAACTGTCGTTCCTAACTATGCTCCTGGAAGTGTAAATGGAATCGTAAAGGTTGCTGCCGGTGCTAAAGATTGGCAATTCTTGTTCCCATTGGCGGAATTGAATGCTAACGCGGAAATCAAACAGAACGATTAA
- a CDS encoding FkbM family methyltransferase → MERNDKLKRLEYWVKARIGKIAFIDVEEKRAKEWYGNGYGGFYVDPSLVPDNAIVYSFGIGEDISFDKAIIAKHGAKVFGFDPTPKSINYVRNNETPEQFYFHPFGLGEKTEMVTFHLPKNKEHVSGSVYDHSLVDEHDSVDVLLKEFKEIANDLGHQSIDVLKMDIEGSEYAVMEGILNSGIPIKQILVETHERFFPNGKEKGQKFFKLLYDHGYRIFAISDTYQEISLVKG, encoded by the coding sequence ATGGAAAGAAACGACAAACTTAAAAGATTAGAATATTGGGTTAAAGCGCGCATTGGAAAGATTGCTTTTATTGACGTAGAGGAAAAACGTGCAAAGGAATGGTATGGCAATGGATATGGCGGCTTTTATGTCGATCCAAGCCTGGTTCCCGATAATGCGATCGTATATTCATTTGGCATTGGTGAGGATATTTCATTTGATAAAGCCATCATTGCCAAACATGGAGCCAAGGTTTTTGGCTTCGATCCTACCCCAAAGTCTATCAATTACGTGCGTAATAATGAAACTCCAGAACAGTTTTATTTCCATCCTTTTGGTTTGGGCGAAAAAACGGAGATGGTTACCTTCCATCTTCCCAAAAACAAGGAGCATGTTTCCGGAAGTGTTTACGACCATAGCCTTGTCGATGAACACGATTCTGTAGACGTGCTTTTAAAGGAGTTTAAAGAGATTGCCAACGATTTGGGGCACCAATCCATCGATGTGTTAAAGATGGACATAGAGGGCTCTGAATACGCTGTCATGGAAGGAATATTAAACTCCGGCATTCCCATCAAACAAATCCTCGTTGAAACCCACGAAAGGTTCTTTCCCAATGGTAAGGAAAAAGGACAGAAATTCTTTAAGCTATTGTATGACCATGGCTATAGGATCTTTGCCATTTCTGATACCTACCAGGAAATTTCATTAGTGAAAGGGTAA
- a CDS encoding pyridoxal-phosphate dependent enzyme, whose product MWYNNILETIGNTPLVKLNKITENLKGTILAKIETSNPGNSIKDRMALKMIEDAEEAGLLKPGGTIIEGTSGNTGMGLAMAAVVKGYRCIFTTTDKQSKEKIDALRAFGAEVIVCPTNVDPEDPRSYYSVSSRLEKEVPNAWKANQYDNLSNTKAHYEQTGPEIWEQTEGKVTHLVVGVGTGGTISGTAKYLREKNPNIKVWGIDTYGSVFKKYKETGIFDKNEIYPYITEGIGEDFLPKNVDFSLIDLFEKVTDKDAALMTRDLARKEGIFAGNSAGAALAGLLQLGKDLKEDDVVVVIFHDHGSRYMGKMYNEDWLRERGFLKDEKLTAKSILKKRGEQAIITADANQTVVETFNIMKSLNISQIPVTQQGMVIGKVTESDILSALLENPSLKSSAVEEITSKPFPFVDLNTSIDKISGLINKDTQAVLVEDDFGRINIITQYDIINAISEV is encoded by the coding sequence ATGTGGTATAATAACATTTTAGAAACCATTGGAAATACACCTTTGGTCAAACTAAATAAGATAACTGAGAATTTAAAGGGAACTATTTTAGCCAAGATCGAAACAAGCAATCCTGGAAACTCCATCAAGGACCGTATGGCCTTGAAGATGATTGAGGATGCTGAAGAAGCCGGTTTACTGAAACCTGGAGGCACCATTATCGAAGGGACTTCGGGAAATACAGGAATGGGATTGGCAATGGCGGCCGTAGTAAAAGGTTATCGCTGTATTTTTACCACCACGGATAAGCAGTCGAAAGAGAAGATCGATGCCCTTCGTGCCTTTGGTGCTGAAGTGATCGTCTGTCCTACCAACGTAGATCCAGAGGATCCTCGCTCCTATTATTCGGTTTCCAGCCGATTGGAGAAAGAGGTTCCCAATGCCTGGAAGGCCAATCAATATGACAACCTTTCCAATACTAAAGCCCATTATGAGCAGACCGGTCCGGAAATCTGGGAACAGACCGAAGGAAAGGTTACGCATTTGGTCGTAGGGGTCGGAACCGGTGGTACTATCTCGGGTACCGCAAAATATTTGAGGGAGAAGAACCCGAACATCAAGGTTTGGGGGATTGACACCTATGGTTCCGTATTCAAGAAATATAAGGAAACCGGCATATTTGACAAGAATGAAATCTACCCCTATATCACCGAAGGTATAGGTGAGGATTTCTTGCCGAAGAATGTTGATTTTTCACTGATAGACCTGTTTGAAAAGGTCACTGATAAAGATGCAGCATTGATGACCAGGGACCTGGCGCGCAAGGAAGGTATCTTTGCCGGAAATTCTGCCGGCGCTGCATTGGCAGGTTTGTTACAATTAGGAAAAGACCTGAAAGAAGATGATGTAGTCGTTGTGATTTTCCATGACCATGGATCTCGTTACATGGGAAAAATGTACAATGAGGATTGGTTGCGCGAAAGAGGATTCTTAAAAGATGAGAAGCTAACGGCAAAATCAATTCTCAAAAAACGTGGCGAACAGGCCATCATCACGGCAGATGCCAACCAGACTGTTGTGGAAACCTTCAATATCATGAAATCGCTGAACATTTCCCAAATACCTGTCACCCAACAGGGTATGGTAATCGGAAAGGTCACAGAATCGGATATTCTTTCTGCATTGCTCGAAAATCCATCATTAAAATCATCTGCAGTGGAAGAGATTACATCCAAACCTTTTCCATTTGTTGACCTGAACACCTCCATTGATAAGATCTCTGGATTGATCAATAAAGATACCCAAGCGGTATTGGTGGAAGATGATTTTGGAAGGATCAATATCATCACCCAATACGATATCATCAACGCAATTTCAGAAGTTTAG
- a CDS encoding AMP nucleosidase — MTKKKDEKQENIEEVNSPIKAGLKTKEDIVNNWLPRYTGRPLEEFGEYILLTNFSNYVKLFSQMHGDAPIMGEDKPMQTCTADGITIINFGMGSPVAATVMDLLTAIHPKAVLFLGKTGVLKKKIDVGELILPIAAIRGEGTSNDYLPPEVPSLPAFALQKAISTTIRDHSRDYWTGTVYTTNRRVWEHDKQFKKYLKSIRAMAVDMETATIFSVGFANKIPTGALLLVSDQPMVPEGVKTDKSDVTVTKSYVETHVKIGIDALKQLINNGLTVKHLKF; from the coding sequence ATGACTAAGAAAAAAGACGAAAAACAAGAAAATATCGAAGAGGTAAACTCCCCTATTAAAGCAGGATTAAAGACAAAAGAAGATATTGTGAACAATTGGCTGCCTCGTTATACGGGTAGACCCTTGGAAGAATTTGGGGAATATATATTATTGACCAATTTCAGCAATTATGTGAAGTTGTTTTCGCAGATGCATGGCGATGCGCCGATCATGGGCGAGGACAAACCGATGCAGACCTGTACCGCAGACGGCATTACCATCATCAATTTTGGTATGGGTTCTCCCGTTGCTGCAACCGTGATGGACCTATTGACAGCCATCCACCCGAAAGCAGTGCTATTCCTAGGTAAAACAGGGGTATTAAAGAAGAAAATAGATGTAGGTGAACTGATCCTTCCGATCGCTGCGATCCGTGGAGAAGGGACTTCCAATGATTATCTGCCACCTGAAGTACCATCACTACCGGCCTTCGCTCTGCAGAAAGCCATTTCCACCACCATTAGGGACCACTCCCGTGATTACTGGACCGGAACTGTCTATACCACCAACCGTCGCGTTTGGGAGCATGACAAGCAGTTTAAGAAATACCTAAAGAGCATCCGTGCCATGGCCGTAGATATGGAGACTGCAACGATCTTTTCGGTAGGATTTGCCAACAAGATCCCTACTGGTGCCCTATTATTGGTTTCAGACCAACCAATGGTACCGGAAGGCGTTAAAACAGACAAATCTGATGTGACGGTTACCAAATCTTATGTGGAAACCCATGTGAAAATTGGAATTGATGCCTTAAAGCAATTAATCAACAATGGCTTAACGGTAAAACACTTGAAGTTCTAA
- the clpX gene encoding ATP-dependent Clp protease ATP-binding subunit ClpX translates to MSKSNNRDIHCSFCGISKNEAQMLIAGDGAHICDRCVQQAGEILAEELKQRKNKSIQTALKLIRPKEIKEHLDQYVIGQDDAKKVISVAVYNHYKRLNQRVESDETEIEKSNLIIVGETGTGKTLLAKTVAKILNVPFCIVDATVLTEAGYVGEDVESILTRLLQAADYDVAAAERGIIYIDEIDKIARKSDNPSITRDVSGEGVQQALLKILEGTNVNVPPQGGRKHPDQKMISVNTSNILFICGGAFDGIQKKIANRLRTQTVGYKMKDEDQEIDLNNLYKYITPQDLKNFGLIPELIGRLPVLTHLNPLDKETLLNILTRPKNALVKQYIKLFEYEGIKLSFEPEVYDFIVDKAWEFKLGARGLRSICEAIMLDAMFETPSNKENSEDKTLQISLDYAKNKFAKTDFKKLQVA, encoded by the coding sequence ATGAGTAAATCGAACAATAGAGATATCCATTGCTCATTTTGCGGAATCAGTAAAAATGAAGCGCAAATGCTTATTGCGGGTGATGGTGCGCATATCTGCGACAGATGTGTGCAACAAGCTGGGGAGATTTTGGCGGAAGAGCTTAAGCAACGCAAGAATAAATCTATTCAAACTGCTCTTAAATTAATCCGTCCAAAGGAAATCAAGGAACATTTGGATCAATACGTGATTGGACAAGATGATGCGAAGAAAGTCATCTCTGTAGCGGTTTACAACCATTACAAACGTTTAAACCAACGTGTTGAGTCGGATGAGACCGAGATTGAAAAATCCAACTTGATTATCGTCGGAGAGACCGGAACAGGTAAAACCTTATTGGCAAAGACCGTTGCCAAGATCTTGAACGTGCCATTCTGTATCGTGGATGCTACAGTTTTGACAGAAGCAGGATATGTCGGTGAAGATGTGGAAAGCATCTTGACCAGATTACTGCAAGCTGCAGACTATGACGTCGCTGCCGCAGAACGTGGAATCATCTATATCGATGAGATTGACAAGATCGCTAGAAAAAGCGATAACCCATCGATCACCCGTGATGTTTCAGGAGAAGGCGTTCAACAAGCATTATTGAAGATCTTGGAAGGAACCAATGTCAATGTTCCACCTCAAGGTGGCCGTAAGCACCCTGATCAGAAAATGATCTCGGTAAATACCAGCAACATCCTGTTTATCTGTGGTGGTGCATTTGACGGTATCCAAAAGAAAATCGCAAACAGATTGAGAACTCAAACTGTTGGATATAAAATGAAAGATGAGGATCAGGAAATTGACCTGAACAACTTATATAAATACATCACTCCGCAAGATCTTAAGAACTTCGGATTGATCCCTGAGTTGATCGGTCGTTTGCCAGTTCTTACGCATCTGAACCCATTGGATAAGGAAACTTTGTTGAATATCCTTACCCGACCTAAGAATGCCTTGGTAAAACAGTATATCAAGTTGTTTGAGTACGAAGGGATCAAGCTGTCATTCGAGCCAGAGGTTTATGACTTCATCGTTGACAAAGCTTGGGAATTCAAATTAGGGGCCCGTGGGTTACGGAGCATTTGTGAGGCAATCATGCTGGATGCCATGTTCGAAACACCGAGCAATAAGGAAAATTCAGAAGACAAGACCTTGCAGATCAGTCTGGATTATGCAAAGAACAAGTTTGCTAAGACGGACTTTAAGAAACTGCAAGTCGCATAA
- the clpP gene encoding ATP-dependent Clp endopeptidase proteolytic subunit ClpP: protein MNIDKNEFRKYAIKHHRIGSQHVDGYISRLQQQIPSNLTPYIIEERQLNVAQMDVFSRLMMDRIIFLGDGINDQVANIVQAQLLFLQSTDAQRDIQIYINSPGGSVYAGLGIYDTMQYISPDVATICTGMAASMGAVLLVAGAKGKRAALRHSRVMIHQPSGGAQGVAADMEINLREMLKLKEELYTIIADHSGQTYDWVEKSSDRDYWMRAAEAKEFGMIDEVLLPKKKETK from the coding sequence ATGAATATAGATAAAAACGAATTTAGAAAGTATGCTATCAAGCATCATAGAATTGGAAGCCAACATGTAGATGGTTACATTTCTAGACTACAACAACAAATTCCGAGCAACCTTACGCCATACATCATCGAAGAGAGACAACTGAATGTAGCTCAGATGGACGTATTTTCACGTTTGATGATGGACCGTATCATCTTTTTAGGAGATGGCATTAATGATCAGGTTGCAAATATCGTTCAAGCACAGTTATTGTTCTTGCAATCGACCGATGCGCAACGTGACATACAGATCTATATCAATTCACCAGGTGGCAGTGTATATGCTGGTCTAGGCATCTATGATACCATGCAGTACATCTCTCCTGATGTAGCAACGATCTGTACCGGAATGGCAGCCTCAATGGGTGCTGTATTATTAGTGGCAGGTGCTAAAGGTAAACGTGCAGCATTGCGTCACTCCCGTGTGATGATCCACCAACCATCTGGAGGTGCACAAGGTGTAGCTGCAGATATGGAGATCAACCTGCGTGAAATGTTGAAATTAAAAGAAGAATTATACACGATCATCGCTGATCATTCGGGCCAGACTTACGACTGGGTTGAGAAGTCATCAGACCGTGATTATTGGATGCGTGCCGCTGAAGCCAAAGAATTTGGTATGATAGATGAGGTATTGCTACCGAAGAAGAAAGAAACAAAATAA
- a CDS encoding type I restriction enzyme HsdR N-terminal domain-containing protein, with product MFRPVPLNLPPFPAKISKKQDQYYIFDELRKKHLLLTPEEWVRQHWVSHLNRHYQYPMSLMKIEGGLSLNSLQKRSDLVIYDREGSRVLLAEFKAPSVKITEKTFEQIANYNSIYKIPLLLVSNGIEHYYCRIDFEEEKFTFITELPSFGQENFGY from the coding sequence ATGTTTAGACCGGTTCCTTTGAACTTACCGCCCTTTCCGGCAAAAATCAGCAAAAAACAGGATCAGTATTATATTTTCGACGAGCTGCGGAAGAAGCATCTTTTGTTGACACCGGAGGAGTGGGTACGACAACATTGGGTCAGTCATCTGAACAGGCACTATCAGTACCCGATGTCCTTGATGAAGATCGAGGGCGGCCTATCCCTGAACAGCCTGCAGAAAAGGAGTGATCTGGTGATTTATGACCGAGAAGGATCGCGCGTACTTTTGGCAGAATTCAAGGCTCCATCTGTCAAAATTACCGAAAAAACATTCGAACAGATCGCAAATTACAACAGTATTTATAAAATCCCCCTTCTTTTGGTCAGTAATGGAATTGAGCATTATTATTGCAGGATAGATTTCGAGGAGGAGAAATTTACATTTATAACGGAACTGCCATCTTTTGGGCAGGAAAATTTTGGATATTAA
- the holA gene encoding DNA polymerase III subunit delta, with protein sequence MNVQSILSDIKKKKLAPVYLLHGEEPYFIDLISDAIEHTVLDDAQKGFDQSVVYGKDADFSSIISMAKRYPMMSDHQVIVVKEAQNLKWKDDELLQKYLEQPTPSTVLVFAHKYSKFDKRKKSFKLLEKAGVVLESNKLYEDKVAAWINEQLNASGRRVHPQAAALMAEYLGTDLSKIANEIEKLQLNIPADKEISTVDVEQNIGISKDFNVFELNTALSKRNALKAFQIVDYFAANPKSNPMPVVIGFLGTYFTKILKYHYLPDKSSAVAAKQLGVHPFFVKEYEYAARNFNRRKTFEIIHLIKEFDLKSKGMNVGHLTESGDLLTELIYKILN encoded by the coding sequence ATGAATGTCCAATCCATTTTATCCGATATCAAGAAAAAAAAACTCGCCCCAGTTTACCTACTGCATGGTGAAGAACCTTACTTTATCGACCTGATTTCTGATGCCATAGAACATACCGTCCTCGACGATGCCCAAAAGGGTTTCGACCAGTCGGTCGTGTACGGTAAGGATGCGGACTTCTCCAGCATTATCAGCATGGCCAAACGCTATCCCATGATGAGTGACCATCAGGTCATTGTGGTCAAGGAAGCGCAGAACCTGAAATGGAAGGATGATGAACTCCTGCAAAAATACCTAGAACAGCCAACTCCTTCAACCGTATTGGTTTTTGCCCATAAATACAGCAAGTTTGATAAGCGGAAAAAATCCTTTAAATTATTGGAGAAGGCAGGAGTGGTGCTGGAATCCAATAAGCTCTATGAAGATAAGGTGGCAGCCTGGATCAATGAGCAGCTGAATGCTTCAGGGAGAAGGGTGCATCCGCAGGCAGCTGCGCTGATGGCCGAATACTTGGGGACCGATCTATCTAAGATTGCCAATGAAATCGAAAAACTGCAACTGAATATTCCTGCAGACAAAGAAATCAGCACTGTGGATGTGGAGCAGAACATCGGTATCAGCAAGGACTTCAATGTATTTGAATTGAATACCGCTCTTTCCAAGCGGAATGCGCTGAAAGCTTTCCAGATCGTGGATTATTTTGCTGCCAACCCAAAGAGTAACCCGATGCCGGTGGTGATTGGTTTTCTGGGCACCTATTTCACCAAGATCCTGAAATACCATTACCTACCCGATAAATCTTCGGCCGTGGCTGCCAAGCAGCTCGGGGTACATCCGTTTTTCGTCAAGGAATACGAATATGCCGCTAGGAACTTCAATAGAAGGAAAACCTTTGAAATCATCCATCTGATCAAGGAATTCGACCTGAAATCAAAAGGAATGAATGTGGGACACCTGACTGAATCCGGTGATCTGTTGACCGAACTGATCTATAAAATATTAAACTAA